One window of Cohnella hashimotonis genomic DNA carries:
- a CDS encoding Cof-type HAD-IIB family hydrolase, which translates to MVKYKLLALDLDGTLLNDRQEVSDENKKWIQKASEAGVTVIASTGRGFPSALPIVEQLGLQTPMITVNGGEIWTKPNSIHRRIPMDTDKIMKLHMLAERHPVAWFWAYATDGIYNKEQWVDDTYSRTWLKFGYYDEDASVIAKLWEELLTWEDLELSNSSPFNIEVNPAGVNKAAAIQEVCRMIGCDISEAVAVGDSLNDLAAIRAAGLGVAMGNAQDAVKAEADVVTGTNNEHGVAQVIQNYILKA; encoded by the coding sequence GTGGTCAAGTACAAGCTGCTGGCGCTCGATCTGGACGGGACGCTGCTGAACGACCGGCAGGAAGTCAGCGACGAGAACAAAAAGTGGATTCAAAAAGCGAGCGAAGCCGGCGTGACCGTCATCGCATCGACGGGACGAGGCTTCCCGTCCGCGCTGCCGATCGTCGAGCAGCTCGGCTTGCAGACGCCCATGATTACGGTCAACGGCGGCGAGATCTGGACCAAGCCCAACAGCATCCATCGGCGCATCCCGATGGACACGGACAAGATTATGAAGCTGCATATGCTGGCGGAGCGGCACCCGGTCGCCTGGTTCTGGGCCTACGCAACGGACGGTATTTACAACAAGGAACAATGGGTGGACGACACGTACTCGCGGACATGGCTTAAGTTCGGCTATTACGACGAAGATGCATCGGTCATCGCCAAGCTGTGGGAAGAGCTGCTAACGTGGGAGGACCTGGAGCTGAGCAACTCGTCGCCCTTCAACATCGAAGTGAACCCGGCAGGCGTGAACAAGGCGGCCGCGATTCAAGAGGTGTGCCGAATGATCGGCTGCGACATCTCCGAAGCGGTAGCCGTCGGCGACAGCCTGAACGATCTGGCGGCCATCCGCGCAGCGGGCCTCGGCGTCGCGATGGGCAACGCGCAGGATGCCGTCAAGGCTGAAGCGGACGTCGTGACGGGCACGAACAACGAGCACGGCGTGGCGCAGGTGATTCAAAACTATATTTTAAAGGCGTGA
- a CDS encoding DUF456 domain-containing protein encodes MDILGWVLVIALFAIGLAGAVYPILPGALAIYFAFFVYGWFFSFEPFGWWFWSFQTIIVIILFIADYVVNAWGVKRFGGSKASVWGSTIGVIIGPFVIPAFGLIIGPFAGAFLGELVSGSNLKKAMLVGWGSLVGLFTSTVAKVVFQVAMIVIFFIWLI; translated from the coding sequence ATGGATATTTTGGGCTGGGTGCTCGTCATCGCGTTGTTCGCGATCGGCTTGGCAGGCGCTGTCTATCCGATTCTGCCGGGGGCGCTGGCAATCTACTTTGCCTTCTTCGTCTACGGCTGGTTTTTCTCGTTCGAGCCGTTCGGCTGGTGGTTCTGGAGCTTTCAGACGATTATCGTCATCATCCTGTTCATTGCGGACTACGTGGTGAACGCCTGGGGCGTGAAGCGCTTCGGCGGATCGAAGGCAAGCGTCTGGGGCAGCACCATCGGGGTTATCATCGGACCGTTCGTCATCCCGGCCTTCGGCCTGATCATCGGCCCGTTTGCGGGCGCCTTTCTGGGCGAGCTCGTGAGCGGTTCGAATTTGAAAAAGGCGATGCTCGTCGGCTGGGGCTCGCTCGTCGGGCTGTTCACCAGCACGGTGGCGAAGGTTGTCTTCCAGGTGGCGATGATCGTCATCTTCTTCATCTGGCTAATCTAG
- a CDS encoding GNAT family N-acetyltransferase, whose product MQITSLKADDVILRGNFQCDEVPYNLVYRVLDSDDARCWKSADDGILFVQTPGLNGWLWISPALSAANRDRSIRALVERLKDDPPLPGISAEPETAVAFAQAYAGDREMRFRLHMALASYHCPSVVPSKSVSGGNARPAEERDLRKIAAFFAGFAQEAHGASVDADSQLQAASAAIASGNLFVWESGGTVVSMANIAHRSPRHGRINAVYTPPDSRNRGFAGALVAELSAMLLREGLTPMLYTDAANPISNRAYRNVGFIAVGSISDIKFQFEDGGDRL is encoded by the coding sequence ATGCAAATAACGTCGCTAAAGGCCGATGACGTCATTTTGCGGGGCAATTTCCAATGCGACGAGGTGCCTTACAATCTTGTTTATCGCGTGCTTGATTCGGACGATGCGCGGTGCTGGAAGTCGGCCGACGACGGTATCCTGTTCGTGCAGACTCCCGGTCTTAACGGCTGGCTCTGGATTTCCCCGGCATTGTCCGCCGCAAATCGGGACAGATCCATCCGTGCCTTAGTCGAGCGATTAAAGGACGACCCTCCGTTACCTGGCATCTCGGCAGAGCCGGAGACGGCCGTGGCGTTCGCGCAGGCCTATGCAGGCGACAGGGAGATGCGATTCCGCCTTCATATGGCGCTGGCATCCTATCACTGTCCTTCGGTCGTCCCGTCGAAAAGCGTAAGCGGCGGCAACGCGCGGCCGGCAGAAGAAAGGGACCTTCGCAAGATTGCGGCCTTTTTCGCGGGTTTTGCGCAGGAGGCCCACGGGGCATCCGTCGACGCGGACAGCCAATTGCAGGCTGCGTCCGCCGCCATCGCCTCGGGCAATCTGTTCGTCTGGGAAAGTGGGGGAACGGTCGTATCCATGGCAAACATCGCTCACCGCTCGCCTCGACATGGACGCATCAATGCGGTTTATACGCCGCCGGACAGCCGCAACCGCGGGTTCGCAGGCGCGTTGGTCGCCGAATTGAGCGCCATGCTGCTGCGGGAGGGGCTCACGCCGATGCTGTATACGGATGCCGCGAATCCGATTTCCAACCGGGCCTATCGCAATGTCGGCTTCATAGCAGTAGGATCGATTTCGGATATCAAATTCCAATTTGAAGACGGAGGAGATAGGCTTTGA
- a CDS encoding putative polysaccharide biosynthesis protein, whose amino-acid sequence MVKKDSLIKGTLILTAAALIARVIGIFQRVPLAHVMDEVGISAFSMSNNVYLLLLVFATAGIPSAVSKMVSERVELGRGDEVKRIYRAALRFGAIAGVTLTVLLLLLAPVYTWLAGTQHATLAIQAIAPSLLLFPIIAMMRGYFQGRQLMMAGGVSQVIEQIARVVTAIGVVFAMHGWGYGNEKMAAGGALGSVVGSVGAFAVMLYYAVKLRKSDEQTGELKRSGRTTDAGRRTGGLPILRTNRDIYRAIFRISIPILVTAMTVQSIYMIDQSLLTRLSEWRFGEETTLKWLADLTTNAQSIAGIPPVLAIALSQSILPVLSAAFASGDRERVTRQATLALRIGIFSGMPIVLLMTVGAHAINGLLFPNPDASVIVGMLAGGTIFQITMMTSNSILYGLGQQRLAMKHTLVGIFVKLILTLILTPIFGVYGLVSATTLCFMFATMTNMMSIRKRAGVRALGDRWTGFVATVLILSAAGGALVYAVLHLAAPLGWKWPYLLATGALGLLICAVYPVLLTALGVLRADDLESYPARIRRVLRPFLRFARGGQRVSDAR is encoded by the coding sequence ATGGTTAAAAAGGATTCGCTTATCAAAGGCACGCTGATCCTGACGGCGGCGGCGCTCATCGCGCGCGTCATCGGGATCTTTCAGCGCGTGCCGCTTGCGCACGTAATGGATGAGGTCGGCATCAGCGCGTTCAGCATGTCGAACAATGTGTACTTGCTGCTGCTCGTCTTTGCGACCGCAGGTATCCCGAGCGCCGTGAGCAAGATGGTGTCCGAACGCGTGGAGCTTGGACGCGGGGACGAAGTCAAGCGCATATATCGGGCGGCACTCCGGTTCGGAGCGATAGCAGGCGTCACGCTCACAGTCCTTCTGCTGCTACTGGCACCCGTATACACATGGCTCGCCGGTACGCAACATGCTACGCTGGCGATTCAGGCGATCGCGCCATCGCTGCTGCTTTTTCCCATCATCGCGATGATGCGAGGTTATTTCCAAGGGCGTCAGCTTATGATGGCTGGCGGCGTATCCCAGGTAATTGAGCAGATCGCTCGGGTCGTTACGGCAATCGGCGTCGTGTTCGCCATGCACGGTTGGGGCTACGGTAACGAAAAGATGGCGGCGGGCGGCGCGCTGGGGAGTGTCGTCGGCAGTGTCGGCGCGTTTGCAGTCATGCTGTATTACGCCGTTAAGCTACGAAAGAGCGACGAGCAAACCGGCGAACTGAAGAGGAGCGGCCGGACGACGGACGCCGGGCGACGGACGGGCGGTTTGCCGATTCTTCGCACGAACAGGGACATTTACCGGGCGATATTCCGCATTTCCATCCCAATTCTTGTCACGGCTATGACTGTACAATCGATTTATATGATTGACCAGTCGCTCCTTACAAGGCTCAGCGAGTGGCGATTCGGCGAGGAAACGACCTTGAAGTGGCTCGCGGACCTCACCACCAATGCACAGTCGATCGCAGGCATTCCTCCAGTACTCGCCATTGCGCTTAGCCAGTCTATTCTTCCTGTGCTTTCCGCCGCTTTTGCGTCCGGCGACCGGGAACGGGTCACACGGCAGGCGACGCTGGCCCTGCGGATCGGCATTTTCTCGGGCATGCCGATCGTACTGTTAATGACGGTCGGCGCTCATGCGATCAACGGCCTGTTGTTCCCAAATCCGGATGCCAGCGTCATTGTCGGCATGCTGGCCGGCGGTACGATTTTTCAGATCACGATGATGACCTCGAACTCAATTTTGTACGGGCTCGGCCAGCAACGCCTCGCGATGAAGCACACACTTGTGGGCATCTTCGTCAAGTTGATCCTGACGCTGATCTTGACGCCAATCTTCGGCGTCTATGGTCTGGTATCCGCAACGACGCTGTGCTTCATGTTCGCCACCATGACCAACATGATGTCCATCCGCAAACGCGCCGGCGTGCGCGCGCTCGGCGACCGCTGGACAGGGTTTGTGGCAACCGTGCTGATCCTCTCCGCGGCGGGCGGCGCGCTTGTGTACGCCGTGCTTCACCTTGCGGCGCCGCTTGGCTGGAAATGGCCGTATCTGCTCGCGACCGGCGCGCTCGGCCTGCTCATCTGTGCCGTGTACCCGGTACTGCTCACGGCGCTCGGCGTACTTCGCGCGGACGATCTGGAGTCGTATCCGGCGCGCATCCGACGCGTACTGCGACCGTTCCTGCGCTTTGCGCGTGGCGGACAAAGGGTGAGTGACGCAAGGTAG
- a CDS encoding peptidoglycan D,D-transpeptidase FtsI family protein: MNAEVKTEEQKKKEVRNRRHFSIRLNVFFMLTFLLFSMLIVRLAYLQFVEGPSLKERQTSLITKGVSIPPIRGNIYDSKGQPIAYSISTQSLYFTLKTGMKQETAEALAAKLVKLFDEKGDKNAEPITAEDVVKAMDIKGRTHLPFQQRRIKSGLTKEEIAYLSEHRDEYPDVEIVEESIRQYSQERVAAQLVGYMAKMKGAKQNLDFYKKINEDQSDPALKYLDTEDVGYDGIELMYQKELRGLNGYKSYQIDSMSRIVGDMKLTKPVKGQNLYLTINRKVQLTAQQAILDQIATTRASTAKTLKDAQPTTGYAVAIEVATGKVVAMASMPDYDTNVWQGGISQEELDAITPAMGNGAIREVFPPYADPKERSQHPTSLVPLGSTQKPLTILTGLMEKLITPSSTWNDPGYFQFGRDGQAEVQNAGRAYNGSLTPTKAIAKSSNAFMAKMVGDALYKREGKKSVDIWDQHMKQFGLGVKTGSGLPKESPGIVDYFNSATRDSYQSAMIYASFGQQGKYTALQLAQYAATLASHGKRMKPLLVDHTTDAEGNVVTTMKPQVLNEIKLPDSYWRTIENGMAQVKVEGFDNVRYDFYRKTGTSQQQGVGKRKFVENAVFISFAPQDHPKLAVAVIVPDGGYGGWGAAPIARKIFDAYDAEVGLTDAGPRPPLAANAAIDMTQQP, translated from the coding sequence ATGAACGCCGAAGTCAAGACAGAAGAGCAGAAAAAAAAGGAAGTACGCAACCGCCGCCACTTCAGCATCCGGCTGAACGTTTTTTTCATGCTCACCTTTCTTCTATTTTCCATGCTGATCGTGCGGTTGGCGTATCTCCAGTTCGTTGAAGGCCCGAGCCTTAAGGAACGCCAGACGAGCTTGATCACCAAGGGCGTCTCCATTCCGCCGATCCGCGGCAATATTTACGATTCCAAAGGCCAGCCGATCGCCTATTCGATCTCCACGCAATCCCTTTACTTTACGCTCAAGACGGGCATGAAGCAGGAGACGGCGGAGGCGCTGGCAGCGAAGCTCGTCAAGCTGTTCGACGAAAAAGGCGACAAGAACGCCGAGCCGATTACGGCCGAGGACGTCGTCAAGGCTATGGATATCAAGGGACGAACGCATCTGCCCTTCCAGCAGCGGCGAATCAAATCGGGGCTGACGAAGGAAGAGATCGCCTACCTCAGCGAGCACCGCGACGAATATCCGGACGTGGAGATCGTAGAGGAGAGCATCCGCCAGTACAGTCAGGAACGGGTCGCCGCGCAACTCGTCGGGTATATGGCGAAGATGAAGGGCGCCAAGCAGAATCTCGATTTTTACAAAAAAATCAATGAAGACCAGTCGGATCCGGCACTCAAATATCTGGACACGGAGGACGTCGGCTATGACGGCATCGAGCTTATGTATCAGAAGGAACTGCGGGGCCTGAACGGGTATAAGTCCTACCAGATCGACAGCATGAGCCGGATCGTCGGCGATATGAAGCTGACCAAGCCGGTCAAGGGACAGAACCTGTATCTGACGATCAACCGCAAAGTCCAGCTCACCGCGCAGCAAGCGATCCTCGACCAGATCGCGACGACCCGCGCTTCTACGGCCAAGACGCTGAAGGACGCCCAGCCGACAACGGGCTATGCGGTCGCGATCGAGGTGGCGACGGGCAAAGTCGTGGCGATGGCGAGCATGCCGGACTACGACACGAATGTGTGGCAGGGCGGCATCAGTCAGGAGGAGCTTGACGCAATTACGCCAGCGATGGGCAACGGCGCGATCCGCGAGGTTTTCCCACCCTATGCCGACCCGAAGGAGCGATCGCAGCATCCGACGTCGCTCGTGCCGCTGGGCTCGACGCAGAAGCCGCTGACGATTCTGACCGGTTTGATGGAAAAGCTTATTACGCCTTCTTCCACTTGGAACGACCCCGGCTACTTCCAATTCGGCCGGGACGGACAGGCCGAGGTGCAGAACGCCGGTCGCGCCTACAACGGCTCGCTTACGCCGACGAAGGCGATCGCCAAGTCGTCTAACGCTTTTATGGCCAAAATGGTAGGCGACGCGCTCTACAAGCGCGAAGGCAAGAAAAGCGTCGATATTTGGGACCAGCATATGAAGCAGTTCGGTCTTGGCGTCAAAACCGGCAGCGGACTGCCGAAGGAATCGCCGGGCATCGTGGATTACTTCAACAGTGCGACGCGGGACAGCTATCAGTCCGCGATGATCTATGCCTCCTTCGGCCAGCAGGGCAAGTATACGGCGCTGCAGCTCGCCCAATATGCCGCGACGCTCGCCAGCCACGGCAAGCGCATGAAGCCACTCCTCGTCGACCATACGACCGATGCGGAGGGCAATGTCGTGACGACGATGAAACCCCAGGTTTTGAACGAGATCAAGCTGCCGGATTCATACTGGAGGACGATCGAGAACGGCATGGCGCAGGTCAAGGTGGAAGGCTTCGATAACGTGCGCTACGATTTTTACCGCAAGACCGGTACGTCGCAGCAGCAGGGCGTAGGCAAGCGCAAGTTCGTCGAGAACGCCGTCTTCATCTCCTTCGCTCCGCAGGACCATCCGAAGCTTGCCGTCGCGGTCATCGTGCCGGACGGCGGTTACGGCGGCTGGGGCGCGGCGCCGATCGCGCGCAAGATCTTCGATGCGTACGATGCCGAAGTCGGCCTTACGGACGCGGGTCCGAGGCCGCCGCTCGCAGCGAATGCGGCGATCGACATGACGCAGCAGCCATAA
- a CDS encoding stalk domain-containing protein has translation MKKRGLWMALIALLIVGLVGCQAVGGVNLNEMLTKQLDVRSSAGSGSVEIELNWDEDAIAAEDEETQKLVKLFSKIKLQLDQVRSDEKGNMNASGSLSLNERKVPFALQVDQTTAVLTVEGAKRPLVLDAEELQAGAIPGEDLLPGISDMTTQVAEQAVRDALKQVASFVVGHLPNPPKIEAAAVQLPINGTPTDLMKVHAELNGKELGELIPVFLDSVLADGQGVKSLIEKLAAWASDLPQDLKDALGIESEDTDWTPEELTDAAQSVMDGVKELRDDYEEASAEEDWKEAFNEALTFKGDFYADKSLHIRKSDIEISLDTSLFEEEDIPLKSVVIRTSQEAWNINEDQGLGEVEVPANAMDVEELAAMKPRKLLNQLSVDSAVYGLLKNDLQIDDQYFTLSSEWGVPFASDDDGNVYLPIKETMRELGNPITFDAARKQIRFYDEPTIQEFVLTLGSDKALVNGETVQLQSPVARLGGVSYMSADDLLGLLHATYELTDGYDGEQLLEVKRDL, from the coding sequence ATGAAGAAGCGTGGATTGTGGATGGCATTGATCGCCCTCCTGATTGTCGGGCTCGTCGGCTGTCAAGCCGTAGGCGGCGTGAATCTGAACGAGATGCTGACCAAACAGCTGGATGTTCGTTCGTCGGCAGGCAGCGGGTCCGTCGAGATTGAACTGAATTGGGACGAGGATGCGATCGCGGCCGAGGACGAGGAGACGCAGAAATTAGTCAAGCTTTTCAGCAAGATCAAACTGCAGCTCGATCAAGTGCGTTCCGATGAAAAAGGAAATATGAATGCGAGCGGCAGCTTGTCCCTGAACGAGCGGAAGGTTCCGTTTGCGCTGCAGGTCGATCAGACGACTGCCGTATTAACGGTCGAAGGCGCGAAGCGTCCGCTCGTACTGGATGCGGAAGAGCTGCAGGCGGGCGCGATTCCAGGGGAGGATCTGCTCCCGGGGATTAGCGATATGACAACCCAGGTGGCCGAGCAGGCTGTACGGGACGCGCTTAAGCAGGTTGCGTCCTTCGTGGTCGGGCATCTGCCGAATCCGCCGAAAATTGAAGCCGCAGCGGTTCAACTGCCGATCAACGGCACGCCGACCGATCTGATGAAGGTGCATGCCGAGTTGAACGGCAAGGAGCTGGGCGAGCTGATTCCGGTATTCCTGGATTCGGTGCTTGCCGACGGCCAAGGCGTGAAGAGCCTGATCGAGAAGCTCGCCGCCTGGGCGTCGGATCTGCCGCAGGATCTGAAGGACGCGCTCGGCATCGAATCCGAAGATACGGATTGGACGCCTGAGGAATTGACGGATGCCGCGCAGAGCGTGATGGACGGCGTAAAGGAGCTGCGCGACGACTACGAAGAAGCGAGCGCCGAGGAAGATTGGAAAGAGGCGTTTAACGAAGCGCTCACGTTCAAGGGCGATTTTTACGCCGACAAATCCCTGCACATCCGCAAGTCCGACATCGAGATCTCGCTTGACACGAGCTTGTTCGAGGAGGAAGACATCCCGCTTAAAAGCGTGGTCATCCGCACTTCCCAGGAGGCTTGGAACATCAACGAGGACCAAGGGCTTGGAGAAGTAGAAGTGCCTGCGAACGCCATGGACGTCGAGGAGCTGGCTGCCATGAAGCCGCGCAAGCTGCTTAACCAGCTGAGCGTGGATTCGGCCGTATACGGCTTGCTCAAAAACGACCTGCAGATCGACGACCAGTATTTCACGCTTAGCTCGGAGTGGGGCGTGCCGTTCGCGAGCGACGACGACGGCAACGTGTACTTGCCGATCAAGGAGACGATGCGCGAGCTGGGCAACCCGATTACGTTCGATGCGGCGCGCAAGCAAATCCGTTTCTACGACGAACCGACGATCCAGGAATTCGTGCTTACGCTCGGCTCGGATAAGGCGCTCGTCAACGGCGAGACCGTGCAGCTTCAGTCGCCGGTCGCAAGGCTAGGAGGCGTCTCGTACATGAGCGCCGACGACCTGCTCGGCCTGCTGCATGCGACTTATGAGCTGACCGACGGTTATGACGGCGAGCAGCTGCTCGAAGTGAAGCGGGACCTGTAA
- a CDS encoding thioredoxin family protein: MEKITNESDFRERVGAEGLTVAVFKTTWCPDCHFIDPFMPAVEEAYADRLRLIEIDRDDLPDLCSELNILGIPSFIAFREGRELIRFVSKLRKSREEIEQFLDRAVAVSAEISPQA; encoded by the coding sequence ATGGAAAAGATTACGAACGAGTCCGACTTCAGGGAGCGCGTAGGCGCGGAAGGTTTGACGGTAGCGGTATTCAAGACGACCTGGTGTCCGGATTGCCATTTCATCGATCCGTTCATGCCCGCGGTCGAGGAGGCCTATGCCGATCGGCTCCGGCTGATCGAGATCGACCGCGACGATCTGCCCGACCTTTGCAGCGAGCTCAACATTCTCGGCATCCCGAGCTTCATCGCTTTCCGCGAGGGACGCGAGTTGATCCGGTTCGTCAGCAAGCTTCGCAAGTCGCGCGAAGAGATCGAGCAGTTTCTCGACCGCGCGGTAGCGGTATCCGCCGAGATCTCGCCGCAGGCGTGA
- a CDS encoding DUF2515 family protein: protein MTIEDTTGAFRKKSEQPTAPAWTDVTGGLVKGMAIKGAALLESVRLARPRMSLRLPKGIAAWAESELGEGLHRGWRGASSHLDASNASLVACIREETEAHNRNNVTRTAAYMAMYKAYPELHWALLAHVVSRNGGWNMTDLQGAWLPKLLTHRDRATLFGMLESCNALIFRDAYPQLRLYGESRRTGRSRFSLLPAFGVSAFMRPFWERFWIERDAAALTVALIVNEQQVIERRVVQDPAYKDTVLGSTAFKGMRPLQLQQVIVPLGDVRVAETGLRNSIARHAGEVGSEEERADTVLAGRVLESFTNVDERIAFGKSLYAMLFAYPKVLGGALAYAETVSHTGSRADYWPERFTAQNDPVGLAGESGGETGRAWYSPKLEDAWPDRPLGSVCDGDWLVDLHVLKHFRSLRAPIVFVMTHEHAFGQRKLQAASLALESLKQRASRSPT, encoded by the coding sequence ATGACGATCGAAGACACGACGGGCGCATTCCGGAAAAAAAGCGAACAGCCTACGGCGCCGGCTTGGACCGACGTAACCGGCGGGCTGGTCAAAGGTATGGCCATCAAAGGAGCTGCCCTGCTGGAATCCGTCAGGCTCGCACGTCCGCGCATGTCGCTGAGGCTGCCCAAAGGCATCGCCGCCTGGGCCGAGTCGGAGCTCGGCGAAGGACTCCATCGCGGATGGCGCGGCGCCTCCTCCCACCTCGACGCCTCCAACGCCTCGCTCGTTGCCTGCATCCGGGAAGAGACGGAAGCGCACAATCGCAACAACGTAACGCGCACGGCTGCCTATATGGCAATGTACAAGGCGTACCCGGAGCTGCATTGGGCGCTGCTCGCACATGTGGTGTCGCGCAACGGCGGATGGAACATGACCGACCTTCAGGGGGCCTGGCTGCCGAAGCTGCTCACGCACCGGGACAGAGCGACTTTATTCGGCATGCTCGAATCATGCAACGCGCTCATCTTTCGCGACGCCTATCCGCAGCTGCGGTTGTACGGGGAGAGCCGCCGGACGGGACGCAGCCGGTTTTCGCTGCTGCCGGCCTTCGGCGTATCGGCTTTCATGCGGCCGTTCTGGGAGCGCTTCTGGATCGAACGGGATGCCGCCGCGCTGACGGTCGCCCTCATCGTGAACGAGCAGCAGGTGATCGAGCGCCGCGTCGTTCAGGATCCGGCTTACAAGGATACAGTGCTCGGATCGACGGCTTTCAAAGGAATGCGTCCATTGCAGTTGCAGCAAGTGATTGTGCCGCTAGGCGACGTGCGCGTCGCTGAAACAGGGCTTCGGAATTCGATTGCCCGGCACGCAGGCGAAGTAGGAAGCGAGGAGGAACGCGCCGACACCGTGCTGGCGGGGCGCGTGCTCGAGTCGTTCACCAACGTGGACGAGCGCATCGCATTCGGCAAGAGCTTGTATGCCATGCTGTTCGCCTATCCCAAGGTGCTGGGCGGCGCGCTGGCTTATGCGGAGACGGTCAGCCATACAGGCTCGCGAGCCGACTATTGGCCGGAACGGTTCACGGCGCAGAATGATCCGGTCGGGCTTGCGGGAGAATCGGGCGGTGAAACCGGTCGGGCCTGGTACAGCCCAAAGCTCGAAGACGCCTGGCCAGACCGGCCGCTAGGCAGCGTGTGCGATGGGGATTGGCTGGTCGACCTGCATGTGCTCAAGCACTTCAGGTCGCTGCGGGCGCCGATCGTCTTCGTCATGACGCATGAGCATGCGTTCGGCCAACGCAAGCTCCAGGCCGCATCGTTGGCGCTAGAGAGTCTTAAGCAGCGGGCGTCGCGGTCCCCGACTTGA
- a CDS encoding COX15/CtaA family protein, whose protein sequence is MTARAYRLLALWSCIGMLLVLIAGVVVTNTESGRGCGTDWPLCNGKFIPAYTVESIVEYTHRAVSGLEGFLVFAVFLLTMRLKPVSGEARLYAGAALLFTILQAVLGMLAVIMPTSDAVLAIHFGISMVAFTSTWLLYAWARRWDRALRTGDAGAWPIMKGSVPSPASLDGGRQSGRASQIRPNATSLRASAASVPAGLFGWILSVIIYCYAVVYLGAYVRHTDSAGGCIGWPLCNGEVVPELSGATGIVFAHRLGAILLFLFIGAIVLLVRRRTGGHRELTQIGYASLALVILQSLSGWLLTATLEHHDVYVFTSLLHTIIITVLFSALCLWAIRAWQLSRR, encoded by the coding sequence ATGACTGCTAGAGCTTACAGGCTGCTGGCCTTGTGGAGCTGCATCGGCATGCTGCTCGTGCTCATCGCCGGCGTCGTCGTCACCAATACCGAATCGGGCCGCGGCTGCGGAACGGACTGGCCGCTTTGCAACGGGAAGTTTATTCCCGCCTACACGGTCGAATCGATCGTCGAATACACCCACCGCGCGGTTAGCGGTCTAGAAGGCTTCCTGGTTTTCGCCGTTTTCCTGCTCACGATGCGGCTGAAGCCGGTGAGCGGAGAGGCTCGCCTATACGCAGGCGCAGCGCTGCTATTTACGATACTTCAGGCGGTGCTCGGCATGCTGGCCGTCATCATGCCAACTTCGGACGCCGTGCTTGCCATTCATTTCGGCATCTCGATGGTCGCGTTCACAAGTACGTGGCTGCTGTATGCCTGGGCCAGACGTTGGGACCGCGCGCTTCGTACGGGCGATGCCGGGGCCTGGCCGATTATGAAGGGGAGCGTTCCTTCCCCAGCCTCGCTCGACGGTGGGCGTCAGAGCGGCCGCGCATCGCAGATTCGGCCTAACGCCACGAGTTTGCGCGCGTCTGCCGCCTCCGTTCCTGCAGGGCTGTTCGGCTGGATCTTGTCCGTCATTATTTATTGTTATGCGGTTGTCTACTTAGGCGCCTATGTGCGCCATACGGATTCGGCGGGCGGCTGCATCGGCTGGCCCCTCTGCAACGGCGAAGTCGTGCCGGAGCTGAGCGGCGCGACCGGGATCGTGTTCGCCCACAGGCTCGGCGCAATCTTGCTGTTCCTCTTCATCGGCGCGATTGTGCTGCTCGTCCGGCGGCGTACCGGCGGACACCGAGAGCTGACGCAGATCGGATACGCATCGCTAGCGCTCGTTATCCTGCAGAGCCTGAGCGGCTGGCTGCTCACCGCCACGCTCGAGCACCACGACGTATATGTCTTTACCAGTCTGCTGCACACGATTATCATAACTGTCTTGTTCAGCGCGTTGTGCCTCTGGGCGATCCGCGCCTGGCAGCTATCCCGTCGCTGA
- a CDS encoding VOC family protein — MTTSAEHGGTASSSPVRQKVASVFIPVRNIERSRAWYCRLLGFEERERDILFGHLCVLPLDGADVVLDTMPKWGGSEPGGAAPIDTPVLMLPTPDLEASLAFVDALGAERVTGIEDGHWFVFKDPDGNKLMICRE; from the coding sequence TTGACAACATCCGCAGAGCATGGAGGAACCGCTTCATCAAGCCCGGTCCGGCAAAAGGTGGCAAGCGTATTCATCCCGGTCAGAAATATCGAGCGTTCGCGTGCATGGTATTGCCGGCTGCTCGGCTTCGAGGAGAGGGAACGCGACATTCTGTTCGGCCATCTCTGCGTGCTGCCGCTGGACGGTGCCGACGTCGTCCTCGATACGATGCCGAAGTGGGGCGGCAGCGAGCCCGGCGGCGCGGCGCCGATCGATACGCCCGTACTGATGCTGCCGACGCCGGATCTCGAGGCTTCGCTCGCTTTCGTCGATGCGCTCGGCGCGGAAAGAGTCACGGGTATCGAGGACGGCCATTGGTTTGTATTCAAAGATCCGGACGGCAACAAGCTAATGATCTGCAGGGAATGA